One region of Chanodichthys erythropterus isolate Z2021 chromosome 24, ASM2448905v1, whole genome shotgun sequence genomic DNA includes:
- the LOC137015147 gene encoding histone H2B-like — MPEPAKSAPKKGSKKAVTKTAGKGGKKRRKSRKESYAIYVYKVLKQVYPDTGISSKAMGIMNSFVNDIFERIAGESSRLAHYNKRSTITSREIQTAVRLLLPGELAKHAVSEGTKAVTKYTSSK, encoded by the coding sequence ATGCCTGAACCAGCAAAGTCCGCGCCTAAGAAGGGCTCCAAGAAGGCCGTCACGAAGACCGCCGGTAAGGGAGGAAAGAAGCGCAGAAAGTCCAGGAAGGAGAGCTATGCTATCTACGTCTACAAAGTCCTGAAGCAGGTTTATCCTGACACCGGCATCTCTTCCAAGGCGATGGGCATCATGAACTCTTTCGTCAACGACATCTTCGAGCGCATCGCCGGTGAGTCGTCTCGTCTCGCTCACTACAACAAGCGCTCCACCATCACTTCTAGAGAGATCCAGACCGCCGTGCGTCTACTGCTGCCCGGAGAGCTGGCCAAACACGCCGTGTCCGAGGGCACCAAGGCCGTCACCAAGTACACCAGCTCCAAGTAG
- the LOC137015148 gene encoding histone H4 encodes MSGRGKGGKGLGKGGAKRHRKVLRDNIQGITKPAIRRLARRGGVKRISGLIYEETRGVLKVFLENVIRDAVTYTEHAKRKTVTAMDVVYALKRQGRTLYGFGG; translated from the coding sequence ATGTCTGGAAGAGGTAAAGGAGGTAAAGGACTCGGAAAAGGAGGCGCCAAGCGTCACCGTAAAGTTCTGCGCGATAACATCCAGGGAATCACCAAACCCGCCATCCGTCGTCTCGCTCGCCGTGGCGGTGTCAAGCGCATCTCCGGTCTGATCTACGAGGAGACCCGCGGAGTGTTGAAGGTGTTTCTGGAGAACGTCATCCGCGATGCCGTCACCTACACCGAGCACGCCAAGAGAAAGACCGTGACCGCCATGGATGTTGTGTACGCGCTGAAGCGACAGGGACGCACTCTGTACGGCTTCGGAGGATAA